A window of the Thermoleophilia bacterium SCSIO 60948 genome harbors these coding sequences:
- a CDS encoding methylmalonyl-CoA carboxyltransferase: MSITSPQDTRRSEAPTPLERIEALADRGSFHEWRSGVDDGVVAGQLRISGRPAMVWSQDGRRRGGALGAAAGETIARTIDRADRAGVPVVGFAASGGARIQEGVAALSAYAAIFRAQSLARVPQVTVVCGACAGGAAYATALGDITITAGDDAKLFLTGSQVVERVTGHWIDPVELGGPQVHARNGVAQLHAHDPIAAAGLARDVISHLPQKVGGDARLWPPREPLEGDPSEHVPSERRRVYDVRDVARRLIDGGELIELAPRWARNIVVGFARIDGRPVGVIANQPRHLGGTIDSAASEKGSWFVRLCERFGLPLCVLVDTPGFLPGQRQESAGVIRHGAGLLEAFATATVPRITVTLRQAYGGAHIVMNSRDLGADLVLAWPDASIGIMGARQAVELIERRTIAAGADPVALADRYEAEHLPVGLAAGAGFVDEVVEPADTRRRIAEAISLAS; this comes from the coding sequence ATGAGCATCACCTCACCGCAGGACACGCGCCGATCGGAGGCACCGACCCCGCTCGAGCGGATCGAAGCCCTCGCCGACCGTGGCAGCTTCCACGAATGGCGAAGCGGCGTCGACGACGGCGTCGTCGCCGGTCAGCTGCGGATCTCCGGGCGCCCGGCGATGGTCTGGTCCCAGGACGGCCGGCGCCGCGGCGGAGCTCTCGGCGCCGCGGCGGGCGAGACGATCGCGCGGACGATCGATCGCGCCGATCGCGCCGGCGTTCCGGTCGTCGGGTTCGCCGCATCGGGCGGCGCGCGGATCCAGGAGGGCGTCGCCGCGCTGTCGGCCTACGCCGCGATCTTCCGCGCGCAGTCGCTCGCCCGCGTGCCGCAGGTGACCGTCGTCTGCGGCGCCTGCGCCGGCGGAGCGGCCTACGCGACGGCGCTCGGCGACATCACGATCACAGCGGGCGATGACGCGAAGCTGTTCCTGACGGGCTCGCAGGTCGTCGAGCGGGTCACGGGCCACTGGATCGATCCCGTCGAGCTGGGCGGTCCCCAGGTCCATGCCCGAAACGGCGTCGCCCAGCTCCACGCACACGATCCGATCGCGGCCGCCGGACTCGCCCGCGACGTGATCTCGCACCTGCCGCAGAAGGTCGGCGGCGACGCTCGCCTGTGGCCGCCGCGCGAGCCGCTCGAGGGCGACCCCTCCGAGCACGTCCCGTCGGAGCGCCGACGGGTGTACGACGTCCGCGATGTCGCCCGCAGGCTGATCGACGGCGGCGAGCTGATCGAGCTCGCGCCGCGATGGGCGCGCAACATCGTCGTCGGCTTCGCCCGGATCGACGGGCGGCCGGTCGGTGTGATCGCCAACCAGCCGCGCCATCTCGGAGGCACGATCGATTCGGCGGCCTCGGAGAAGGGGTCTTGGTTCGTCCGCCTCTGCGAGCGCTTCGGCCTGCCGCTCTGCGTCCTCGTCGACACGCCCGGATTCCTTCCCGGTCAGCGCCAGGAGTCGGCCGGCGTGATTCGCCACGGCGCCGGATTGCTCGAGGCGTTCGCGACCGCGACGGTCCCGCGGATCACGGTGACACTGCGCCAGGCCTATGGCGGTGCCCACATCGTCATGAACTCGCGCGATCTCGGCGCCGACCTCGTGCTCGCCTGGCCCGACGCGTCGATCGGGATCATGGGCGCGCGCCAGGCCGTCGAGCTGATCGAGCGGCGGACGATCGCCGCCGGCGCCGACCCGGTCGCGCTCGCCGATCGCTACGAGGCCGAGCACCTGCCGGTTGGCCTCGCCGCGGGCGCGGGGTTCGTCGACGAGGTGGTCGAACCCGCCGACACGCGACGCCGCATCGCCGAGGCGATCAGCCTCGCCTCGTAG
- a CDS encoding beta-ketoacyl-[acyl-carrier-protein] synthase family protein, with product MTPAAANAGNGATPRPEVVITGRGVVAPIGEGVGEFAEALFAGRSGIEDAAGSCADFDPQPWTTRKQARRTDRFTQMAVSAAGQALAEAGLAPDDRIAEEDRNGGPSEQLEGADPARVGVVIGSGIGGFETLQRETFAYKDGGARAVSPHFVPMLMPNAAAAAIAMRTGAHGPGFCVSSACATGNHALGEAKRMIERGEADVVIAGGSEAPLVEVAIAAFKQMGALSKQGVSRPFDKRRDGFVMGEGAGVLVLESAEHAAGRGAKVVGRLAGYGASNDAFHITQPDPEGAGAQRAIRAALADAGADPGDVGYVNAHGTSTPFNDRIESKAIRSVFGDEAPPASSTKSQIGHLLGAAGAVEAVATLLALETGSLPATINYGEEDPDCELDCIPDGPREAPGLELALSNSFGFGGQNACLVLAKG from the coding sequence TTGACCCCCGCCGCCGCCAACGCAGGCAACGGGGCGACTCCACGTCCCGAGGTCGTGATCACGGGTCGCGGCGTCGTCGCGCCGATCGGCGAGGGCGTCGGCGAGTTCGCCGAGGCGCTGTTCGCCGGCCGGTCGGGGATCGAGGACGCCGCGGGCAGCTGCGCGGACTTCGACCCGCAGCCGTGGACGACCCGCAAGCAGGCGCGGCGCACCGACCGCTTCACCCAGATGGCGGTCTCGGCGGCCGGGCAGGCGCTCGCCGAGGCCGGCCTCGCGCCGGACGACCGGATCGCCGAAGAGGACCGAAACGGCGGCCCGAGCGAGCAGCTCGAGGGCGCCGATCCGGCCCGGGTCGGCGTCGTCATCGGCAGCGGGATCGGTGGCTTCGAGACCCTGCAGCGCGAGACCTTCGCCTATAAGGACGGCGGCGCCCGCGCGGTCTCGCCGCACTTCGTGCCGATGCTGATGCCGAACGCTGCCGCCGCGGCGATCGCGATGCGTACCGGGGCCCACGGGCCTGGTTTCTGCGTCTCATCCGCGTGCGCGACGGGCAACCACGCGCTCGGCGAGGCCAAGCGGATGATCGAGCGCGGCGAGGCGGACGTCGTCATCGCCGGCGGTAGCGAGGCTCCGCTCGTCGAGGTCGCGATCGCGGCCTTCAAACAGATGGGCGCGCTCTCCAAGCAGGGCGTCTCGCGTCCGTTCGACAAGCGCCGCGACGGGTTCGTCATGGGCGAGGGCGCCGGCGTGCTCGTACTCGAATCCGCCGAGCACGCGGCCGGACGGGGCGCGAAGGTCGTCGGCCGGCTCGCCGGCTACGGCGCGTCCAACGACGCCTTCCACATCACCCAGCCCGATCCCGAGGGAGCGGGAGCGCAGCGCGCGATCCGCGCGGCGCTCGCCGACGCCGGAGCCGATCCGGGTGACGTCGGCTACGTCAACGCCCACGGGACGTCGACGCCGTTCAACGACCGGATCGAGTCGAAGGCGATCCGCTCCGTTTTCGGCGATGAGGCTCCGCCCGCCTCGTCGACGAAGTCGCAGATCGGCCACCTGCTCGGCGCCGCCGGCGCCGTCGAGGCGGTCGCGACGTTGCTCGCGCTCGAGACCGGCAGCCTGCCGGCGACGATCAACTACGGCGAGGAGGACCCGGACTGCGAGCTCGACTGCATTCCGGATGGGCCCCGCGAGGCGCCGGGACTCGAGCTCGCGCTCTCCAACTCCTTCGGCTTCGGGGGCCAGAACGCATGTCTCGTACTCGCGAAGGGATGA
- a CDS encoding acyl carrier protein, with amino-acid sequence MTETAGGTPTYDEVVERIRKTLAEMEIAEADEARLDATWDDLDVDSLDLVEMVRALEDAYGLEIPDSELENVETVADAANLVVRLTEEKGAA; translated from the coding sequence ATGACTGAGACAGCCGGAGGGACGCCGACCTACGACGAGGTCGTCGAGCGGATCCGCAAGACGCTCGCCGAGATGGAGATCGCCGAAGCCGACGAGGCGCGCCTCGACGCGACCTGGGACGACCTCGACGTCGACTCGCTCGACCTCGTCGAGATGGTCCGCGCTCTCGAGGACGCCTACGGGCTCGAGATCCCGGACTCGGAGCTGGAGAACGTCGAGACCGTCGCCGACGCGGCCAACCTCGTCGTGCGGCTGACCGAGGAGAAGGGCGCGGCTTGA
- a CDS encoding SDR family oxidoreductase, which produces MPAASPRPEGIAVVTGGTRGIGAATAEALETDGWSVVRLARSGGDVRADVADPAAVERAFAEIAEKHGPVIALVNNAGIRDDGLALRMAPEQWKRVVDANLSGAFHCTQAALGSMLRARWGRIVNVSSIVATRANAGQVNYAASKAGLLGMTRTIAREMGKRRITANAVLPGLIETDMTEDVSKDVLGAIPAGRVGDPADVAAAIAFLCSDAAAYVNGAELAVDGGLGA; this is translated from the coding sequence ATGCCGGCCGCTAGCCCACGTCCGGAGGGCATCGCCGTCGTCACCGGCGGGACGCGGGGCATCGGCGCCGCGACCGCGGAGGCGCTCGAGACCGATGGCTGGAGCGTGGTGCGCCTCGCGCGCAGCGGTGGCGACGTCCGCGCCGACGTCGCCGATCCCGCGGCCGTCGAGCGGGCCTTCGCGGAGATCGCCGAGAAGCACGGCCCCGTCATCGCGCTCGTCAACAACGCCGGGATCCGCGACGACGGGCTGGCGCTGCGGATGGCCCCCGAGCAGTGGAAGCGGGTCGTCGACGCGAACCTCTCAGGAGCCTTCCACTGCACGCAGGCGGCGCTCGGCTCGATGCTCCGGGCGCGCTGGGGGCGGATCGTGAACGTCTCGTCGATCGTCGCCACGCGCGCCAACGCCGGCCAGGTCAACTACGCCGCCTCGAAGGCGGGGCTGCTCGGCATGACCCGGACGATCGCCCGCGAGATGGGCAAGCGCCGGATCACCGCCAACGCGGTGCTGCCGGGCCTGATCGAGACCGACATGACCGAGGACGTCTCGAAGGACGTGCTCGGAGCGATCCCCGCGGGGCGCGTCGGCGACCCCGCCGACGTCGCGGCGGCGATCGCCTTCCTGTGCTCCGACGCCGCCGCCTACGTCAACGGAGCCGAGCTCGCCGTCGACGGTGGTCTCGGGGCCTGA
- a CDS encoding ketoacyl-ACP synthase III produces MSATLVGCGSAVPGRPITNDELAERLDTSDEWIVKRTGIRTRHWLSPGETLADLCVEAAREAIADAGVEPREIDRILVATVTADRVTPGLAPDVARLLGCGAIATADVGAACVGFLTALDLGAAAIESGRAERVLVIGADALSRITDHDDRSTAILFGDGAGAVVLGARPAELGVSAFELGCDAERVELLYADTEERVLRMRGREVYRHAVRRMSEASAAVLARAGLEASDVDLFVAHQANARIIEATALELGVPRERLSLNVENVANTSSASIPLALAALDADGRLRPGMTIAMAAFGAGFVWGAGLTSWKDPIDAGR; encoded by the coding sequence CTGTCGGCGACGCTCGTCGGCTGCGGATCCGCCGTGCCGGGCCGGCCGATCACCAACGACGAGCTCGCCGAGCGGCTCGACACGAGCGACGAGTGGATCGTCAAGCGGACCGGGATCCGGACGCGCCACTGGCTCTCACCCGGTGAGACTCTCGCCGACCTCTGCGTCGAGGCCGCACGCGAGGCGATCGCCGACGCGGGCGTCGAGCCGCGCGAGATCGACCGGATCCTCGTCGCGACCGTGACGGCGGACCGCGTGACGCCCGGTCTGGCTCCCGACGTAGCGCGCCTGCTCGGCTGCGGCGCGATCGCCACCGCCGACGTGGGCGCCGCGTGCGTCGGATTCCTGACCGCACTCGACCTCGGCGCCGCGGCGATCGAGTCCGGTCGCGCCGAGCGCGTGCTCGTGATCGGCGCCGACGCCCTGTCTCGGATCACCGATCACGACGACCGCTCGACCGCGATCCTGTTCGGCGACGGAGCGGGCGCCGTCGTGCTCGGCGCGCGTCCCGCCGAGCTCGGCGTCTCGGCGTTCGAGCTCGGCTGCGACGCCGAGCGCGTCGAGCTGCTCTACGCCGACACCGAGGAACGGGTCCTGCGGATGCGTGGCCGCGAGGTCTACCGCCACGCCGTGCGCAGGATGAGCGAGGCATCCGCGGCCGTGCTCGCGCGCGCCGGCCTCGAGGCCTCCGACGTCGACCTCTTCGTCGCCCACCAGGCGAATGCCCGGATCATCGAGGCGACGGCGCTCGAGCTCGGCGTCCCGCGCGAGCGGCTCTCGCTCAATGTCGAGAACGTCGCCAACACCTCGTCGGCCTCGATTCCCCTGGCCCTCGCCGCGCTCGACGCCGATGGCCGGCTGCGACCGGGGATGACTATCGCGATGGCCGCCTTCGGCGCCGGCTTCGTATGGGGCGCCGGCCTGACCTCGTGGAAGGACCCGATCGATGCCGGCCGCTAG
- a CDS encoding ACP S-malonyltransferase: MRDSAQDRTAAVVFPGQGSHADGMEAELRGRDDLSSALERLGFDPFERLGEGTRFQQPAVFLCSVCDWRRTGPEEPIAAAGHSLGEYSALVAAGALSLADGVELVAERGAAMADAGEAAAGSMVAMLGGDADAVEALATELGLTLANDNAPGQLVLSGPLEAIDAAVEQARERTGAKARKLDVSGAFHSPLMEPAAERLAAALENVRFDEPRFPVVSCATARPFEDPARELVENLLRPVRWQDTVRALRELGAESFHEPAPGRVLTGTIKRILPRERSSA, from the coding sequence ATGCGCGATTCCGCTCAAGACCGGACGGCGGCCGTCGTCTTCCCCGGCCAGGGCAGCCACGCGGACGGCATGGAGGCCGAGCTGCGCGGTCGTGACGACCTCTCCTCGGCGCTCGAGCGACTGGGCTTCGACCCGTTCGAGCGCCTGGGCGAGGGCACCCGCTTCCAGCAGCCCGCCGTCTTCCTGTGCTCGGTGTGCGACTGGCGCCGCACCGGACCCGAGGAGCCGATCGCCGCGGCCGGGCACTCGCTCGGTGAGTACTCGGCGCTCGTGGCGGCGGGCGCGCTGTCGCTCGCCGACGGCGTCGAGCTCGTCGCCGAGCGCGGTGCCGCGATGGCCGACGCCGGTGAGGCCGCGGCGGGTTCGATGGTCGCGATGCTCGGCGGCGATGCGGACGCGGTCGAGGCGCTCGCCACCGAGCTCGGCCTGACGCTCGCCAACGACAACGCTCCGGGTCAGCTCGTGCTCTCCGGGCCGCTCGAGGCGATCGACGCCGCCGTCGAGCAGGCGCGTGAGCGCACCGGCGCGAAGGCGCGCAAGCTCGACGTCTCCGGGGCGTTTCACTCGCCGCTGATGGAGCCCGCCGCCGAGCGCCTGGCCGCGGCGCTCGAGAACGTGCGCTTCGATGAGCCGAGGTTCCCCGTCGTCTCGTGCGCGACGGCGCGTCCGTTCGAGGACCCGGCGCGCGAGCTGGTCGAGAACCTCCTGCGCCCGGTCCGCTGGCAGGACACCGTGCGTGCGCTGCGCGAGCTCGGCGCGGAGAGCTTTCACGAGCCCGCCCCGGGGCGTGTGCTGACCGGGACGATCAAGCGGATCCTGCCGCGCGAGAGGTCGAGCGCTTGA
- a CDS encoding PLP-dependent aminotransferase family protein, which yields MSDPENTPRPDSPAPRRRRAHTSSADLRRYADLFATRTRNMRSSAMRDLMEITARPEVISLAGGLPDTSTFPPESFAAMLTRIAQENSAAALQYGPTEGFAATREAIAEVMAAEGLRPDPEDILVTTGGQQAIDLIAKALIDPGDVVICEGPTYPGAVPVFTSYEADTRQVAVDEDGMRIDELERVLDELAAEGRRPKFVYTAPTFQNPAGVTLSGERRHRLVEIAREREILIVEDNPYGLVRFEGSQPEPLLAIDGGDYVLYVGTFSKILSPGIRIGWVVAPPPVQAKLALGKAATDLCTPTLSQHFVAEFFASGDWSGYVDTLRGIYRERRDAMLEALERYFPATATWTQPAGGLFVWATLPEFIDTTDLLARALAENVAFVPGAGAYVDGGGSSSMRLNFSASAPDEIREGIRRIGRVVGEQIELFETITSEHGIVRGEGSGEPGGGSVVPFRRGSR from the coding sequence ATGAGCGATCCGGAGAACACACCGCGGCCGGACAGCCCGGCACCACGGCGGCGCCGGGCGCACACGTCGAGCGCCGACCTGCGCCGCTACGCGGATCTGTTCGCGACCCGGACGCGGAACATGCGCTCGAGCGCGATGCGCGACCTGATGGAGATCACCGCGCGCCCCGAGGTGATCTCACTCGCCGGCGGGCTGCCCGACACCTCGACGTTTCCGCCCGAGAGCTTCGCCGCGATGCTGACCCGGATCGCGCAGGAGAACTCAGCCGCGGCGCTCCAGTACGGCCCGACGGAGGGGTTCGCCGCGACGCGCGAGGCGATCGCCGAGGTGATGGCGGCCGAGGGTCTGCGTCCCGACCCCGAGGACATCCTCGTCACGACCGGCGGCCAGCAGGCGATCGACCTGATCGCCAAGGCGCTGATCGACCCGGGCGACGTCGTCATCTGTGAGGGGCCGACGTATCCCGGCGCGGTGCCGGTGTTCACCTCCTACGAGGCCGACACGCGCCAGGTCGCGGTCGACGAGGACGGGATGCGGATCGACGAGCTCGAGCGGGTCCTCGACGAGCTCGCCGCCGAGGGACGGAGGCCGAAGTTCGTCTACACGGCGCCAACCTTCCAGAACCCGGCCGGCGTGACGCTGTCGGGCGAGCGCCGCCATCGCCTCGTCGAGATCGCCCGCGAGCGCGAGATCCTGATCGTCGAGGACAACCCCTACGGGCTCGTCCGCTTCGAGGGCTCCCAGCCCGAGCCGCTGCTCGCGATCGACGGTGGCGATTACGTCCTCTACGTCGGGACGTTCTCGAAGATCCTCTCGCCCGGGATCCGGATCGGGTGGGTCGTCGCGCCGCCGCCGGTGCAGGCGAAGCTCGCGCTCGGCAAGGCCGCGACCGACCTCTGCACGCCGACGCTCAGCCAGCACTTCGTCGCCGAGTTCTTCGCCAGTGGCGATTGGAGCGGCTACGTCGACACGCTCCGCGGGATCTACCGCGAGCGCCGCGACGCGATGCTCGAGGCGCTCGAGCGCTACTTCCCGGCCACAGCGACCTGGACCCAGCCGGCCGGTGGCCTGTTCGTCTGGGCGACTCTGCCGGAGTTCATCGACACGACCGACCTGCTGGCGCGCGCACTGGCCGAGAACGTCGCCTTCGTCCCCGGCGCCGGCGCCTACGTCGACGGTGGCGGCTCGAGCTCGATGCGACTCAACTTCTCGGCCTCGGCCCCGGATGAGATCCGTGAGGGCATCCGCCGGATCGGACGCGTGGTCGGCGAGCAGATCGAGCTCTTCGAGACGATCACGAGCGAGCACGGGATCGTGCGCGGCGAGGGGTCCGGCGAGCCGGGCGGCGGCAGCGTCGTCCCGTTTCGCCGTGGGTCGAGATGA
- a CDS encoding D-alanine--D-alanine ligase: MRVAVLAGGRSLERQVSLQSGARAVDALEALGHEVTTLDIDAGLVASLRSLEPDVAFIALHGPGGEDGTVQELLEILGVAHTGPSVAACARCMDKVGAKHLLRAAGIATPDSVSFTRTAFRELGAADALDELTDRLGLPLVVKPASQGSALGVGFAAEREAVPAALLSAFSYDERVLIERHVEGRELAVAILDGEPLEVVEIRPRDEDRFNYDARYEIGRTDYLCPAELTAQESEAVRSVAVASVEALAVEGFPRVDLILGEDGPQVLEIEAIPGLTDTSLVPMAAEARGISFEALCERIVAIATTTTR, from the coding sequence ATGAGGGTCGCGGTCCTCGCGGGCGGGCGCTCGCTCGAGCGTCAGGTCTCGCTGCAGAGCGGAGCGCGCGCCGTCGACGCGCTCGAGGCGCTCGGCCACGAGGTGACGACCCTCGACATCGATGCCGGTCTCGTCGCATCGCTGCGCTCGCTCGAACCCGACGTCGCCTTCATCGCCCTCCACGGACCCGGCGGTGAGGACGGCACGGTCCAGGAGCTGCTCGAGATCCTCGGGGTCGCGCACACCGGGCCGTCGGTCGCGGCCTGCGCGCGCTGCATGGACAAGGTCGGCGCGAAGCACCTGCTCCGCGCCGCCGGCATCGCAACTCCCGACTCGGTCTCGTTCACCCGCACGGCGTTCCGCGAGCTCGGCGCCGCCGACGCGCTCGACGAGCTCACCGACAGGCTCGGGTTGCCGCTGGTCGTCAAGCCCGCCTCGCAGGGCTCGGCGCTCGGCGTCGGATTCGCGGCCGAGCGCGAGGCGGTCCCCGCGGCGCTGCTCTCGGCGTTCTCCTACGACGAGCGTGTCCTGATCGAGCGCCACGTCGAGGGGCGTGAGCTGGCGGTCGCGATCCTCGACGGCGAGCCGCTCGAGGTCGTCGAGATCCGGCCCCGCGACGAGGACCGGTTCAACTACGACGCCCGCTACGAGATCGGCCGCACCGACTATCTCTGCCCGGCCGAGCTGACCGCGCAGGAGAGCGAAGCGGTGCGCTCAGTCGCCGTCGCGAGCGTCGAGGCGCTTGCGGTCGAGGGATTCCCGCGCGTCGACCTGATCCTCGGCGAGGACGGTCCACAGGTCCTCGAGATCGAGGCGATCCCGGGCCTTACCGACACCTCGCTCGTGCCGATGGCGGCCGAGGCGCGCGGCATCTCCTTCGAGGCGCTCTGCGAGCGGATCGTCGCGATCGCCACGACAACCACGCGCTGA